AGGAATTACAAGACTTTGTAACTTCCATAGGACTTGAAAAATACAGAGCAAAGCAGATTGCTCAGTGGCTCTACAAAAAGAGAGTCAAATCTTTTGACGAAATGACAAACATTTCAAAGCAGACAAGAAAGCTCCTTTCTGAGAAAGCAAAGATAGATGCCCTGAAACTGGTAAAAGTGGAAGAATCATCCGATGGAACGAAAAAATACCTTTTTGAACTTGAAGACGGCAACAGAATAGAGTCAGTTTTCATACCGGAAAGAGACTGGAACACGCTCTGCGTTTCTACTCAGGTTGGATGCCCGATAGGTTGCAAGTTCTGCCTTACCGCAAAGGACGGATTTGCAAGGAACTTAACAACAGCAGAAATCGTTGACCAATATATACAGGTTCAAAGAGATGTGGGTGAGGAAAACCGCATTTCCAACGTAGTATTTATGGGAATGGGAGAGCCGCTTTTAAACTTTGATAACGTCAGGAAAGCCGTAGAAATCATGACGGACAAAAACATGCTTGACCTTTCAACAAGAAAGGTAACGATTTCCACAGTAGGAATAATTCCCGGAATAGAGAGAATGGCTAAAGAGATGAACAAAGTTAAGCTCGCCATTTCTCTCCACGCAACAACAGACGAAGTAAGGGATAAGTTAGTGCCGATAAACAAAAGGTATCCCATAAAAGAACTTTTCAAAGCATTAAGAAAGTATCCGGCAGACAACGTAAGAAGAATAATGATTGAATACGTGATGCTAAAGGGCGTTAACGATTCAGAAGAAGACGCTAAAAGACTTGTTAAGTTAGTAAAAGGCATCCCTGTAAAAGTCAATCTGATACCCTTTAATCCATATCCGGGCGCTGAGTTTGAACCTTCACCGCGCAGCCAGATAGAGAAATTTCAAAAAATCCTGTGGGACAACAACGTTGCAGCGTTTATAAGGGATTCAAGAGGACAGGACATTTCGGCTGCCTGCGGAATGCTCAGAACGAAGGAAAAGAACCAGTTAGCTCAAAATATATCTTCCTGAAAAAATCCCTGTCTTTGAGGCCCGGGTGGGGGATTTTCAGGCGGGGCGTGCTAATTTTCACTTCATCGTAAGTTATTATGTCCACATCTATTACTCTGGGACCCCACCGATAAGTAGGATACCTGCCTACCTGTTTCTCTATCCACTTAGCAAGGTAAAGGAGTTCCTGAGGAGGATGAAAAGTTTCCATTAAAATGCCTGTATTGAGAAATGGAGGCTGTTTTTCCACTCCAAACGGCGTAGTTTCGTAAATGTCCGTTCTTTTCAGTATTTTTCCCGCTTCTTTCTCTAAAAAGTAAACAGCTCTTTCAAGGTTAGTTAGCCTGTTTCCTAAATTACTGCCTAAAATAAAAACTACTTCTGCCATTTATCGTTCAACCACATATGGAAATTGCTGCTTTGGGGAACGTTAAGGAAGAGTTTAATGTTGGGGTTCTTTGAAAGGCTTTCTGCTATCTTCTCTTGAACGTTAAGTTCCTTCCACTTGAGAACAGCTTTATTGATAGACTTTGACAGCATTTCGTTAGCCTTGGCTTCCGCTTCTGCTTTCTTCAGCCTTGCTTCTGCTTCCGCTTTTGCCTGAATTACCCTCTGTTCAGCTTCTGCCTGTGCTTTTATAACTTTCTGTATCTTTTCCGTTTCCGCCTGTATTTTCTTAACTTCTTGTTCGCGTTTTGCCTGCTCTTCAACGTACTTCATTCTTTCAGCTTCCTGTTTTGCAAGCTGAACTTCTTTTATCTTTTTCTGAATCTCTGGAGGGAGAAGAATATTTCTAAGCTGAACACCTACCACCTGAACAGCCTTTTGAGATTGCTTCGCAATTTCACTTCTTATTCCCTGCTCTATCTTAGTGGCTATTTCCGTTCTTTTAGTCGGAATGGTCTCTGCTGGGTAGTTACCTATTACGTCTCTAACTACTTCTCTAACTATAGGATTAACCAATTTTTCTTCCCAGTTCCAGCCCCACCTTTCAAGGGTTTCTGCTGCCTGGTCGGGCATCAACCTATACTGCGTAGTGAGTTCTACTTCTATAGGCAACCCTCTCTCATCTAAAACGGTTATGGCAGGCTTGTTTATTATGCCTTCTTTGTCGGTTAAATCTCTTGTGCCTTTGTAGT
This region of Desulfurobacterium pacificum genomic DNA includes:
- the rlmN gene encoding 23S rRNA (adenine(2503)-C(2))-methyltransferase RlmN, whose translation is MTCLKDLTFKELQDFVTSIGLEKYRAKQIAQWLYKKRVKSFDEMTNISKQTRKLLSEKAKIDALKLVKVEESSDGTKKYLFELEDGNRIESVFIPERDWNTLCVSTQVGCPIGCKFCLTAKDGFARNLTTAEIVDQYIQVQRDVGEENRISNVVFMGMGEPLLNFDNVRKAVEIMTDKNMLDLSTRKVTISTVGIIPGIERMAKEMNKVKLAISLHATTDEVRDKLVPINKRYPIKELFKALRKYPADNVRRIMIEYVMLKGVNDSEEDAKRLVKLVKGIPVKVNLIPFNPYPGAEFEPSPRSQIEKFQKILWDNNVAAFIRDSRGQDISAACGMLRTKEKNQLAQNISS
- the folK gene encoding 2-amino-4-hydroxy-6-hydroxymethyldihydropteridine diphosphokinase, whose product is MAEVVFILGSNLGNRLTNLERAVYFLEKEAGKILKRTDIYETTPFGVEKQPPFLNTGILMETFHPPQELLYLAKWIEKQVGRYPTYRWGPRVIDVDIITYDEVKISTPRLKIPHPGLKDRDFFRKIYFELTGSFPSF
- a CDS encoding SPFH domain-containing protein: MKEAPPELRKFAGLLGIFFVLMFAFGVFKPFETIESGQVGVKITLGKYDPHELPPGLHFKMPLIQDIRKVDVKIHTINYKGTRDLTDKEGIINKPAITVLDERGLPIEVELTTQYRLMPDQAAETLERWGWNWEEKLVNPIVREVVRDVIGNYPAETIPTKRTEIATKIEQGIRSEIAKQSQKAVQVVGVQLRNILLPPEIQKKIKEVQLAKQEAERMKYVEEQAKREQEVKKIQAETEKIQKVIKAQAEAEQRVIQAKAEAEARLKKAEAEAKANEMLSKSINKAVLKWKELNVQEKIAESLSKNPNIKLFLNVPQSSNFHMWLNDKWQK